Proteins from one Salvia hispanica cultivar TCC Black 2014 unplaced genomic scaffold, UniMelb_Shisp_WGS_1.0 HiC_scaffold_970, whole genome shotgun sequence genomic window:
- the LOC125200446 gene encoding protein RGF1 INDUCIBLE TRANSCRIPTION FACTOR 1-like: protein MTIVSLLDAAPQWLLALLSEKFFNCCVIHHHAKKNEKNIFCLDCCHGICPHCLPLHPSHRLLQIRRYVYHEVIRIADADKLIDCAHIQTYTNNGAKVVFLKQRPLNRPPRASGSICVGCDRNLPESALFCSISCKLDHMVETGGKLSIHLPNSEFLVLPLDDGQMTPESVLSMRTESGSSSGGLAECMYLDSTATTEAVRGKRSVRTRFGPGCRPDSEYIMNRRKGTPHRSPLH, encoded by the exons ATGACCATTGTTTCATTG TTGGACGCTGCGCCCCAATGGCTCCTCGCTCTCTTGTCCGAGAAGTTCTTCAATTGCTGCGTAATTCACCACCATGCCAAGAAGAACGAGAAGAACATCTTCTGCTTGGATTGCTGCCACGGAATTTGCCCTCATTGTCTACCGCTTCATCCCTCCCACCGCCTCTTGCag ATAAGAAGATATGTGTACCATGAAGTTATAAGGATCGCCGACGCCGATAAGCTCATCGATTGCGCTCACATTCAA ACATACACCAACAATGGCGCCAAAGTAGTTTTCCTGAAACAGAGGCCGCTGAATCGGCCGCCGCGAGCCTCCGGCAGCATCTGCGTCGGCTGCGACAGAAACCTGCCGGAATCAGCTCTGTTCTGCTCCATCTCTTGCAAG CTGGATCATATGGTCGAAACCGGTGGCAAACTGTCCATACATTTACCCAACTCTGAGTTTCTGGTTTTGCCTTTGGACGATGGTCAAATGACGCCGGAGTCGGTTCTGTCGATGCGGACCGAGTCTGGTTCCAGCAGCGGCGGATTGGCGGAGTGTATGTATCTGGACTCTACGGCTACGACGGAGGCTGTAAGAGGGAAACGGAGCGTCCGAACCAGGTTCGGGCCGGGTTGTAGGCCGGATTCTGAGTACATAATGAACCGGAGGAAGGGTACGCCGCACCGCTCTCCGCTGCATTGA